In Cryptomeria japonica chromosome 1, Sugi_1.0, whole genome shotgun sequence, the sequence TTCCAAATTGGGTAGCTCAATCTTACAAGCAAAAAcaacaattttctaaatttttctttcaaatatgAAAGAAAATAAATACTAATCAGTTTTTCTTGTTCTTACTGAAATTATTTCTGAAATTACTAAGAACGCTTTTGGAAATAGTTAGAAACAACGAAACCTGAGAACACTTTCAGAAACAATGAAATTTGAGAATGCTTCTAGAATTGCTTTGAAACAATGAACAAGGACAACAATATGCAATCAATGAGCATTAAATGACAATTAATCTTTTGcatctattgtaatatttttttcatTGGAGAGTACTTTGTATTTAATAATATGCATTCAAACAAAAGATAAATAATTCAAATTGTTTAAAAAATGAACAATGACTATTTCCACAATAAACTAATAATAGAGtcaataaataagaatatttaaattataaaaatatgtTCATAAATTTTAactataagaaattaaaaaaaatttattaaattctttaATGTGATTGACCAGCCtaaaaaataaattgcataaaTAATCTGCCTATCGACAGAAACTTTTGGACAAACCAACTTTCTACATAGTGACTACTAACTATTAATCAAATCTCATTTAATTGAGACACTAGTAACTGTCGAAATTTTGTCACCTCTTTAACAAATCTGCTAACGTTGGAATGAGAAGAACCGCCTTCCATCGTCGCCGTTTTCGCTGACTCTTTCCAATGGACTGCATTCTTTCGGAGCTCTGCACCCTCCTCGCTGCAAATCACCCTCCGCACACATCTCTCAATCTCATCCCACTCAAACGTCACATCACCATCGTCCTGCTGCGTCCGCTTTAATTTCACACCCATCTTCCACACCTCCACCATTACTTTGCAATTGGTGGGCTGATCGAAGCAGAGGTCGCAGCCGAGCATCGGAACCCCAGCACTCAGCCCTTCCACCGTCGAATTCCACCCACAGTGAGACATAAACGCTCCCACCGACGGGTGATTCAACACTTTCAGTTGAGGACTCCACTTCACAATCAATCCCCGATCTCCAATCTCCTCTGCAAACCCCTCCCACACAGTTCCCTGCCCTGCGGCGCTACGGATCACCCACAAAAAATTCTGCTCACTGCTCTGCAAGCCACGACCTATTTCCCTGAGTTGTTTTGTACTAATGGCGGCTATGCTGCCGAAGGAAACGTAGACAACAGAGTGAGGAGGCTTTGAGTTGAGCCATTCCATACACTCTTCTGTCTCTTCTTCCCAGGGGCTGCCGCCGAACTGTGTGTCCTCGCTATTTATTCTATCCAGAAAAGCGGAGGGAATGAGTGAACCCACCGTACAGACTGGAACATTTGCTTCCCTCAGGTAATTGAT encodes:
- the LOC131028717 gene encoding UDP-glycosyltransferase 74E2; this translates as MASGTASGSAHVVVLAFPQAGHTNPMLQFSKDLASQGVIITLVSFAFDHHRMLKADKTLQRLGIRIRFESIPDRLPPGIDIVSDVLYVFSNLQHIDGSDLEELIHRLNVTGPPVTCIVYDAFMPWVAQVSTKLKIPRAVFYTQSATVAAIYHHFKYVEKWNNCEQDSNDVVVIPAIGEMRMPDLPSIFFPPLLTAGCLDINLKLIESFNGASWVILNSFDELESKAINYLREANVPVCTVGSLIPSAFLDRINSEDTQFGGSPWEEETEECMEWLNSKPPHSVVYVSFGSIAAISTKQLREIGRGLQSSEQNFLWVIRSAAGQGTVWEGFAEEIGDRGLIVKWSPQLKVLNHPSVGAFMSHCGWNSTVEGLSAGVPMLGCDLCFDQPTNCKVMVEVWKMGVKLKRTQQDDGDVTFEWDEIERCVRRVICSEEGAELRKNAVHWKESAKTATMEGGSSHSNVSRFVKEVTKFRQLLVSQLNEI